One stretch of Oryzias latipes chromosome 7, ASM223467v1 DNA includes these proteins:
- the LOC101172657 gene encoding sodium-dependent lysophosphatidylcholine symporter 1-B translates to MSCFHRFTHQLQKLRSCWSKQTEEPFIEDQQRKQRGFPLLRKVFYAMGGVPYQMTTAALNISLQIFLLDVVQMKASYVSLILFVSHAWDAVTDPLVGYLVSRSKWTPVGKLTPWLLISTPFGVLSYVLLWSVPAGSMSEAGGVLWFLIATCLFEMSMSCYNVPYLSLSMFLGALKKDRDSATAYRMSVEMMAMLLASVIQGQVVAVYNKERQEACQLLDHKPPESTSVPQSASLQETQKAFLTSALVMGAIFLLCSLVLFFGVREQCDPVCSEDKIRPSYLSSVKMLTRHVPYQRLVLGFVFSVSAFQMSLGNFALFCSHAAGLGAHFQLLLLVLLLSASIAVPFWQVVLLKIGKKATLFIGLSLFIPAVIIVAVIPSNLPVFINMCALMGFSVATMFLLPWSMLPDVVDDFASKHPTCKDLEPVFFSGYAFCSKLSGGLSAGLSTMTLQIAGYKAEACNHGDGVLTALIVLFSPVPIALLLIAMVIFHTYPISEKQRSQTEEELHPEVSSSDAGEDTELPTTFHQSQISFISTSHSGPVCANICQSASSARCHRQKPSSSSTALNSLAGGSSRSVPNVESKIYPQWHECKTSGEIQRGRNLSPDDSRSLSGRSHVRSKVSWV, encoded by the exons AAGCAGAGGGGGTTTCCTTTGCTCAGGAAGGTGTTTTACGCCATGGGTGGGGTCCCCTATCAGATGACAACAGCAGCCTTGAATATTTCCCTGCAGATCTTTCTTCTAGATGTCGTGCAG ATGAAGGCTTCCTATGTTTCCCTGATCTTGTTTGTGAGTCACGCGTGGGACGCTGTGACTGACCCCCTGGTGGGATACCTGGTGAGCCGCAGTAAATGGACGCCCGTTGGCAAACTCACGCCGTG GCTGCTCATTTCCACGCCATTTGGAGTCCTGTCGTACGTGCTCCTGTGGTCTGTGCCAGCGGGCTCCATGTCTGAGGCTGGCGGCGTGCTGTGGTTCCTCATCGCCACCTGTCTTTTTGAGATGTCCATGAGT TGCTACAACGTTCCTTACCTCTCCCTGAGCATGTTTCTGGGTGCCCTTAAGAAGGACAGAGACTCTGCCACTGCCTACA GAATGAGCGTGGAGATGATGGCGATGCTGCTGGCTTCAGTGATTCAAGGACAAGTTGTGGCCGTGTACAACAAAGAGAGGCAAGAGGCCTGCCAGCTCCTGGACCACAAACCACCCGAAAGCACATCTGTGCCACAGAGCGCCTCACTTCAGGAAACG CAAAAGGCTTTTCTGACCTCAGCTCTTGTCATGGGGGCCATCTTCCTTCTCTGCAGCCTTGTTCTCTTCTTCGGCGTTAGGGAGCAGTGTG ACCCTGTCTGCTCTGAGGACAAAATCCGACCTTCCTATCTTAGCTCGGTAAAGATGCTTACACGCCATGTCCCATACCAGCGACTTGTTCTCGGCTTTGTCTTTAGTGTTTCAGCCTTTCAG ATGTCTTTGGGTAACTTTGCCCTGTTCTGCAGCCATGCTGCTGGGCTGGGAGCCCActtccagctcctcctgctggTCCTGCTG CTTTCTGCTTCAATAGCAGTTCCCTTCTGGCAAGTGGTTCTTCtaaaaattgggaaaaaagCCACACTCTTCATTGGACTATCA CTCTTCATCCCTGCTGTGATCATAGTTGCCGTCATCCCCAGTAACCTGCcagtttttataaatatgtgtGCTCTGATGGGATTCAGTGTGGCAACCATGTTTTTGCTTCCCTG GTCTATGCTCCCAGATGTGGTGGACGACTTTGCCTCTAAACACCCCACTTGTAAAGACTTGGagcctgtgtttttttctggttatgCCTTCTGCAGTAAGCTGTCAGGAGGGCTGTCTGCTGGACTCTCCACCATGACTCTGCA GATTGCAGGCTACAAAGCAGAGGCGTGTAACCATGGAGACGGTGTGCTGACAGCTCTAATTGTACTGTTCTCACCAGTTCCCATTGCACTTTTGCTGATAGCGATGGTGATATTTCACACTTATCCAATCAGCGAGAAGCAGCGCTCACAGACTGAGGAGGAGCTCCA CCCAGAAGTGTCATCATCAGATGCAGGGGAAGACACGGAGCTGCCAACAACCTTCCATCAATCTCAAATCAGTTTCATATCAACATCTCATTCTGGTCCAGTCTGTGCCAACATCTGCCAGTCTGCTTCCTCAGCACGCTGTCACAGACAGAAACCATCTTCTTCCTCGACTGCATTAAACAGCCTAGCTGGAGGAAGCAGCAGGTCTGTGCCAAATGTTGAGTCCAAAATATATCCTCAGTGGCATGAATGCAAAACTTCAGGTGAAATTCAACGAGGAAGAAACCTTTCGCCGGATGACTCTAGATCTTTATCTGGCAGGTCACATGTGCGATCCAAAGTGTCATGGGTATGA
- the LOC101168621 gene encoding peptidyl-prolyl cis-trans isomerase FKBP1A, with translation MGVEIETLTPGDGRTFPKKGQRVVVHYVGTLADGKVFDSSRSRGKPFKFKIGHQEVIRGWEEGVAQMSVGQRAKLICSPDYAYGSKGHPGVIPPNATLTFDVELLGLEA, from the exons ATGGGAGTGGAAATCGAGACCTTGACCCCAGGCGACG GAAGGACGTTCCCGAAGAAGGGGCAACGCGTCGTGGTGCATTATGTTG GGACTCTGGCGGATGGGAAGGTGTTTGACTCTTCCAGATCTCGAGGAAAACCGTTCAAATTTAAGATTGGCCACCAGGAAGTTATTCGTGGCTGGGAAGAAGGAGTAGCTCAG ATGAGTGTGGGTCAGCGGGCGAAGCTCATCTGCTCACCGGACTATGCGTACGGCAGTAAAGGTCACCCTGGGGTCATCCCACCAAATGCCACTCTGACCTTTGATGTGGAGCTACTTGGTCTCGAGGCCTGA